One genomic region from Gossypium hirsutum isolate 1008001.06 chromosome D13, Gossypium_hirsutum_v2.1, whole genome shotgun sequence encodes:
- the LOC107919592 gene encoding transcription factor MYB106, with protein MGRSPCCDKVGLKKGPWTPEEDQKLLAYIEQHGHGSWRALPAKAGLQRCGKSCRLRWINYLRPDIKRGKFSLQEEQTIIQLHALLGNRWSGIAAHLPKRTDNEIKNYWNTHLKKRLNKMGIDPVTHKPKTNALGSATGNPKDAATLSHMAQWESARLEAEARLVRESKLVRFSSSSSSSSSSAPQHTSNPVMTPPATRPQCLDVLKAWQGLVTGLFTFNNTTDNLQSPTSTLNFVENTNTLANGLINDNSMELHEMGAWFRQDSSYRAVENMNMEDYSDMMVWESGDHQQCSSMAAPAENLNETSYGSSSSSSSSSLEENRNYWNNILNLVS; from the exons ATGGGACGGTCTCCATGCTGTGATAAGGTGGGGTTGAAGAAAGGGCCATGGACTCCCGAAGAAGATCAAAAGCTCTTGGCTTACATTGAGCAACATGGCCATGGAAGCTGGCGTGCTTTGCCTGCAAAAGCTG gGCTTCAAAGATGTGGCAAGAGTTGCAGACTTAGGTGGATTAACTACTTAAGACCTGATATCAAAAGAGGAAAATTCAGTTTACAAGAAGAGCAGACCATCATTCAACTCCATGCCCTCCTCGGAAATAG GTGGTCGGGTATCGCTGCTCATTTACCAAAAAGAACAGACAATGAGATTAAGAACTACTGGAATACACATCTAAAGAAAAGATTGAACAAGATGGGGATCGATCCCGTGACCCACAAGCCTAAAACTAATGCCCTCGGGTCCGCAACCGGTAACCCCAAGGATGCAGCTACCCTCAGCCATATGGCTCAATGGGAGAGTGCTCGGTTAGAAGCCGAAGCCAGGCTGGTTAGAGAGTCGAAACTCGTTCGCTTCTCCTcttcctcctcttcttcttcttcctcggCTCCACAGCACACTAGCAATCCTGTCATGACTCCGCCGGCGACTAGGCCACAATGCCTCGATGTGCTCAAAGCTTGGCAAGGTTTAGTGACCGGATTGTTCACTTTCAATAATACTACTGACAACCTCCAGTCTCCGACGTCAACGTTGAACTTCGTGGAGAACACCAACACGTTGGCTAATGGATTAATCAATGACAACTCCATGGAGTTGCATGAAATGGGTGCATGGTTTCGTCAAGATTCTTCATACAGGGCAGTAGAGAACATGAACATGGAAGATTATTCGGATATGATGGTTTGGGAATCTGGGGATCATCAGCAGTGTTCATCAATGGCGGCGCCAGCTGAAAACTTGAACGAAACAAGCTAtggtagtagtagtagtagtagtagtagtagtttAGAGGAGAATAGGAATTACTGGAATAACATCCTTAATTTGGTAAGTTAA